In one window of Gossypium arboreum isolate Shixiya-1 chromosome 4, ASM2569848v2, whole genome shotgun sequence DNA:
- the LOC108468475 gene encoding uncharacterized protein LOC108468475, whose protein sequence is MSEGWEEARVAFFEMMYEWFGEYLRNHPEIPRPPPPATRPDEVPRVVEPIRLGKAPVDKPRKYEAEEVLDELSYAPEESLKYVVSLLKDTAYHWWKTISSVAPRESITWEFFQLKFKKEYVSQRFLDQKRKEFLELKQGNRTVSEYEREFVRLSQYAKEWVQTEAEMCKHSEEGLNKDIKLLIGILEIRELATLADLAKKVKELNNERKQAKRET, encoded by the exons atgtctgagGGTTGGGAAGAGGCGAGAGTTGCCTTTTTCGAGATGATGTATGAGTGGTTTGGGGAATACCTGAGAAACCACCCTGAAATACCACGTCCACCCCCACCTGCTACCCGACCTGATGAGGTACCACGGGTTGTTGAACCGATTAGATTGGGTAAGGCTCCGGTTGACAAACCTAGAAAATAtgaggctgaaga AGTTCTTGATGAACTGTCGTATGCTCCTGAGGAAAGCTTGAAATACGTGGTATCGCtattgaaggacactgcataccactggtggaagactataTCCTCGGTGGCACCAAGAGAAAgcattacatgggaattctttcaactGAAATTTAAAAAGGAGTATGTTAGTCAAAGGTTCTTAGATCAGAAGCGAaaagagttcctggaactcaaacaaggaaatagaacTGTGTCAGAatacgaaagagaattcgtaagactaagtcagtatgcaaagGAGTGGGTACAAACGGAGGCAGAAATGTGTAAACACTCCGAAGAAGGTCTGAATAAGGATATTAAACTGTTAATAGGGATCCTTGAGATAAGGGAATTGGCTACATTAGCCGATCTGGCCAAGAAAGTCAAAgagctaaataatgaaagaaagcaagcaaagagagaaACTTGA